A part of Aegilops tauschii subsp. strangulata cultivar AL8/78 chromosome 2, Aet v6.0, whole genome shotgun sequence genomic DNA contains:
- the LOC109738214 gene encoding basic endochitinase A — translation MRVDMVMCTAVQCSDEEDKGRRKFFARGVHGHSPCAIMKRMHDRRSFFRPAAALQNSTAKTSARLNCSIKWRHSAPRVIHPTMSTLRARCATAVLAVVLAAAAVTPATAEQCGSQAGGAKCADCLCCSQFGFCGTTSDYCGPRCQSQCTGCGGGGGGVASIVSRDLFERFLLHRNDAACLARGFYTYDAFLAAAGAFPAFGTTGDLDTRKREVAAFFGQTSHETTGGWPTAPDGPFSWGYCFKQEQGSPPSYCDQSADWPCAPGKQYYGRGPIQLTHNYNYGPAGRAIGVDLLNNPDLVATDQTVAFKTAIWFWMTTQSNKPSCHDVITGLWTPTARDSAAGRVPGYGVITNVINGGIECGMGQNDKVADRIGFYKRYCDIFGIGYGNNLDCYNQLSFNVGLAAQ, via the exons ATGAGGGTGGACATGGTCATGTGCACTGCAGTGCAGTGCAGTGATGAAGAGGATAAGGGACGACGAAAATTCTTCGCAAGAGGCGTGCATGGGCACTCCCCATGTGCAATCATGAAGAGGATGCATGACAGGCGAAGCTTCTTCCGGCCAGCCGCCGCGCTCCAGAATTCAACGGCCAAGACTAGCGCACGCTTAAATTGTTCCATAAAATGGCGGCACTCGGCGCCTCGGGTCATTCATCCAACCATGTCCACGCTGAGAGCGCGGTGTGCGACGGCCGTCCTGGCCGTCGTCCTGGCGGCGGCCGCGGTCACGCCGGCCACGGCCGAGCAGTGCGGCTCGCAAGCCGGCGGCGCCAAGTGCGCCGACTGCCTGTGCTGCAGCCAGTTCGGGTTCTGCGGCACCACCTCCGACTACTGCGGCCCCCGCTGCCAGAGCCAGTGCACTGgctgcggtggcggcggcggcggggtggcctCCATCGTGTCCAGGGACCTCTTCGAGCGGTTCCTGCTCCATCGCAACGACGCAGCGTGCCTGGCCCGCGGGTTCTACACGTACGACGCCTTCTTGGCCGCCGCCGGCGCGTTCCCGGCCTTCGGCACCACCGGAGACCTGGACACGCGGAAGCGGGAGGTGGCGGCCTTCTTCGGCCAGACCTCTCACGAGACCACCGGCGGGTGGCCCACCGCGCCCGACGGCCCCTTCTCATGGGGCTACTGCTTCAAGCAGGAGCAGGGCTCGCCGCCGAGCTACTGCGACCAGAGCGCCGACTGGCCGTGCGCACCCGGCAAGCAGTACTATGGCCGCGGCCCCATCCAGCTCACCCA CAACTACAACTACGGACCGGCGGGCCGCGCAATCGGGGTGGACCTGCTGAACAATCCGGACCTGGTGGCCACGGACCAGACAGTGGCGTTCAAGACGGCGATATGGTTCTGGATGACGACGCAGTCCAACAAGCCGTCGTGCCATGACGTGATCACGGGGCTGTGGACACCGACGGCTAGGGATAGCGCGGCCGGACGGGTGCCCGGGTATGGTGTCATCACCAACGTCATCAACGGCGGGATCGAATGCGGCATGGGGCAGAACGACAAGGTGGCGGATCGGATCGGGTTCTACAAGCGCTATTGTGACATCTTCGGCATCGGCTACGGGAACAACCTCGACTGCTACAACCAATTGTCGTTCAACGTTGGGCTCGCGGCACAGTGA